Sequence from the Catenuloplanes indicus genome:
GCCACGCCGACCATGGCGGCCCGGGCCCGCTCGGAGAGCTCGCCGCCGTACGCACGGGCCAGCTCGACGATCGCGATCTCCCAGACCTTCTCGCTGTCGATCAGGGTGCCGTCCATGTCGAAGAGCACGGCGGCCGGGCGGAGGACGGCCGGGGACGGTGTCTCGGTGCGCAGGTCACTCACCCGGCCCATTGTCCGGATCTCCCTGGGCAACTGCCACGGACTGTGAGCGGATCGGCTCAACCCGGCCGGCCGGCGGCCGATGAGCACCACGGCGTTGAGCGGTCACTACCGCCCCGGGAGGTTCTCCCGGGGCGGTGCGCCCGCCTCAGCCGATGTCGCAGGTCTCGAGGCCGCGCTGATAGCCGGTGAAGAACGCGTCGGTGCGCTGGGCGGCGGTGCCGTGCGCGTCCGGGGCGAACCAGGGCTGGCTGGGGTCGTCGCCGACCGCGAGCAGTCCGGCGCGCAACTCCTCCAGGTCGCCGTCCTCGATCTGCAGCCGGCCGGCCTGCACCGAACCGCCGATGTACGCCCCGGCCATGCAGTCGGCCTGCAGCTCCTGCTCGATCGTGTACTCGTACTGCAAGCCGAACCGGACCTGGACGCCGTGCGCGTACTCGTGACCGAGCAGGTAGTAGACGAACGCGTCGCCGATCTTCCGGAACGCGCCGAACGCCCAGACGATGTCGTACGCGATGAAGTCACCGGCCGAGCAGTAGACCGCGTTCTGCGCCGGGATCGGCTCCTGACCGCAGGCGACCTCGCCGTCCGCCCGGTACGGCGCGATCTGCCGGACCGGCTCGAACGCCAGCCCGTTCCGCCGGAACACGTCGCTCCAGTACTGCTCCGCCACCGTGACCGCGGACTCGATGTCCCGGGCGAACTCGTCCTCGGTGTCGGCGCGGCCGGGGTTGTCGGCCGCGCCGGTCGTCGCCTCGGGCTCGCCGCCGGGTGCGGTGCCGACCGCGCAGCCCAGCGCCAGCACCGCACCCGCGACCAGCGCGGCCACCACGCGTTTTCTCACACCTTCGAGGGTACGGCGGGGACCGGTTCCCCGCCGTCTGTCCTCTGTGTTCACTCGTACGCGATCGCGTCCAGGACGTTGAGCCGGGAGGCCCGCCGCGCGGGCAGGATCGCGGCCAGCACCCCGGCCAGCGCGGCGGCCACCAGCAGGCCGAGCAGCTGCGCGTACGGGATGGTGACGACGGACAGCAGGTCCTGCTGACGCAGCGCCACCGACGCGGCCGCGCCCAGGCCCACGCCGAGCAGGATGCCGAGCAGGCAGCCGTAGACCGCGATCAGCAGCGACTCGACCCGCACCATGCCGCGCACCTGGCGTCGCGTGGTGCCGATCGCGCGGAGCAGGCCGAGTTCGCGGGTCCGCTCGTAGATGCTGAGCACCAGCGTGTTCACGATGCCGAGGAACGCCACGATCACGGCCAGGGCCAGCAGCACGTAGAAGATCGCGAGCACGCCGTCGACCAGCGCGTTCTGCTGCGCGATGAACGACTCCTGATCGCCGACCGTCACCAGCGGGTAGTCCGCCATGATCCGTTCGACGCCGGCGACGACCGCGTCCGTGTCCGCGCCCTCGTCCAGCGCCACGAACCCCTGCATGGCCAGCGGACCGGCGAAGTTCGCCACCGCGGACTCGGGCAGCAGCAGCCCGGCCGTGAGCTGACTCCGGTAGATCCCGGCGATCGTGTAGCCGACCGGGCCGCCCTTCGCCGCCTCGACCGTGGCCGTGTCACCGACGCTCAGGTTCAGCGCCGCAGCCGTGTTCGTGTCGATCAGCGCGTCCGTGGCGCCGGACGGCGTGACCGTGCCGGACTCCTCCTCCAGCGCGAACATCGGCCCGGCCCGGGTCAGGTCCGTCGCGGAGACGAACTGCTGCGGCTGCCCGTTCACGGTCGCCATGCTGAAGTGGTATGCGATCGACTCACGGACGCCCGGCAGCGCGTCCACCTGCTCCAGCCGTGCCGGGTCGAAACCCTCCCGGCCGTCCGGCAGCTGCTGCGAGTTCGTCAGGATCATCACTTCGGCGCCGATGTCGTTCTCCACCAGGTCCCGTACGGTGGAGCGCAACGACGACCCGATCACGGTGACCGTGCTGACCAGCGCCACGCCGATCATCAGCGCGACCGCGGTCACCGACGTGCGCCGCGGGTTGCGCAGCGCGTTGCGGCGGCCCAGGTCACCGGCGGTGCCCCAGGCGACGAGCCGGCCGATCAGGCCCGCGACCGGCCGGGTCAGCGCGGGCGACAGCAGCGCCACCCCGACGATCGACAGCAGCACGCCCGCGCCGATCAGCACCGCGGCCAGCGGCGCACCGGCCAGTGCCGCCGCGATCGCGGCCACGCCCAGCCCGGTGACGACCGAGCCGGTGACGGTCAGCCCGAGCATCGGCTTGTCCGGCCGGGCCACCTCGCGCATCGCCGCGATCGGCGGCACGGACGCGGCCCGGATCGCCGGGATCAGCGCGGCCGTGACCGTCATCAGCACGCCCAGCGTGTACGACACCACGATCGCGAGCACGCCGACGACCAGGTCACCCTCGGGCAGCGGCAGGCCGAACGCGCCGGCCGCGGCCTGCAACGCGTACGCGACGCCGATGCCGGCCAGCAGGCCCAGCGTGGACGCGACGAAACCGACCACCAGCGCCTCGATCAGCACGGACCCGGTGAGCTGCCCCCAGCCGGCGCCGAGCGCGCGGAACAGTGCCAGCTCCCGAGCCCGCTGCGCGATGATGATGTTGAACGTGTTGAAGATCAGGAACATCCCGACCAGCAGCGCGATCAGGGCGAAGCCGAGGAAGAACCAGTTCACGAACGTCAGCAGCTGCTTGAACGCGCTGGCCTGCTCGTCCGCGATCTCCGCGCCGGTGACCGCCTCGAACCCGGCCGGTACCGCGGACGCGACCCGGTCCTTCAGCGCGTCGTCCCCGACGCCCTCGGTCGCGGTCAGCGACGCGGCCCCGTACACGCCGGTCTGCCCGTAGAACAGCCGTTGCGCCTCCGGCATGGTGAACGCGACCATGGTCTCGCCGGACAGCGACGGACGGCCGCCCGCGTACTCCAGCAGGCCGGTCACCGTGTACTCCCGGGACTCGTAGCGCGGCCCGATGTACACCTTCACCCGGTCGCCGACGCCGACCCCGGCCTGCTCGGCCGTGAACCGGGTCAGCGCCACCTGGGTGTCCGCCGTGGGCGCGGTGCCCTCGGCGAATCCCAGCAGGTCGCCGCCGTCGGTCCAGCCGATGCCGAGCTGCGGGGCGCCGGATGACGGCACCGCCTTGCCGTCCCGCGCCCGGAACGGCACGATGCCCTGCGCGGACGCGTCCCCGGACGCGCGTGCCACCCCGTCCACCTGGCCGAGGCGCGCGACGTCGGCGTCGGTGAGCGTCCGGCCGTCCGTCGCGTCCACGGCCCGCACCTGCACGGCCGTGTCCTGGTTGACGGTCTGGAACAGCCGCTCGAACCGGCCGCCCAGCGAGTCGGTGAGCACGAACGCGCTGGACACGAACATGACCCCGAGCACGATCGCCAGCCCGGACAGGACCAGCCGCAGCTTCCGGGCCAGCAGACTCTTGATCGTCGCGCGCAGCATCAGTGCACCGGCTCGGTGTCGAGGTTCTTCAGCTTGTCCAGCACGCCCTCGGCGGTCGGCGCGGACAGCTCGTCCACCACCCGCCCGTCGGCGAGGAAGACCACATGATCCGCGTACGACGCGGCCACCGGGTCGTGCGTCACCATGATGATCGTCTGCCCGTGCTCGTGCACGCTGTTGCGCAGGAACGACAGCACGTCCGCGCCGGCCCGGCTGTCCAGGTTCCCGGTCG
This genomic interval carries:
- a CDS encoding ABC transporter permease — translated: MLRATIKSLLARKLRLVLSGLAIVLGVMFVSSAFVLTDSLGGRFERLFQTVNQDTAVQVRAVDATDGRTLTDADVARLGQVDGVARASGDASAQGIVPFRARDGKAVPSSGAPQLGIGWTDGGDLLGFAEGTAPTADTQVALTRFTAEQAGVGVGDRVKVYIGPRYESREYTVTGLLEYAGGRPSLSGETMVAFTMPEAQRLFYGQTGVYGAASLTATEGVGDDALKDRVASAVPAGFEAVTGAEIADEQASAFKQLLTFVNWFFLGFALIALLVGMFLIFNTFNIIIAQRARELALFRALGAGWGQLTGSVLIEALVVGFVASTLGLLAGIGVAYALQAAAGAFGLPLPEGDLVVGVLAIVVSYTLGVLMTVTAALIPAIRAASVPPIAAMREVARPDKPMLGLTVTGSVVTGLGVAAIAAALAGAPLAAVLIGAGVLLSIVGVALLSPALTRPVAGLIGRLVAWGTAGDLGRRNALRNPRRTSVTAVALMIGVALVSTVTVIGSSLRSTVRDLVENDIGAEVMILTNSQQLPDGREGFDPARLEQVDALPGVRESIAYHFSMATVNGQPQQFVSATDLTRAGPMFALEEESGTVTPSGATDALIDTNTAAALNLSVGDTATVEAAKGGPVGYTIAGIYRSQLTAGLLLPESAVANFAGPLAMQGFVALDEGADTDAVVAGVERIMADYPLVTVGDQESFIAQQNALVDGVLAIFYVLLALAVIVAFLGIVNTLVLSIYERTRELGLLRAIGTTRRQVRGMVRVESLLIAVYGCLLGILLGVGLGAAASVALRQQDLLSVVTIPYAQLLGLLVAAALAGVLAAILPARRASRLNVLDAIAYE
- a CDS encoding neutral zinc metallopeptidase, which codes for MNTEDRRRGTGPRRTLEGVRKRVVAALVAGAVLALGCAVGTAPGGEPEATTGAADNPGRADTEDEFARDIESAVTVAEQYWSDVFRRNGLAFEPVRQIAPYRADGEVACGQEPIPAQNAVYCSAGDFIAYDIVWAFGAFRKIGDAFVYYLLGHEYAHGVQVRFGLQYEYTIEQELQADCMAGAYIGGSVQAGRLQIEDGDLEELRAGLLAVGDDPSQPWFAPDAHGTAAQRTDAFFTGYQRGLETCDIG